The proteins below are encoded in one region of Rhododendron vialii isolate Sample 1 chromosome 7a, ASM3025357v1:
- the LOC131332790 gene encoding uncharacterized protein LOC131332790: MSLFLRNESSDDALLCKVFPASLGNLGLIWFNQLPARSISSFDSLCDAFMARFVTSNKHEKEIDSLLALRKRNDETLRQYAGRYWELFNEIKGCDGLISARGFKLGLTPQDEQLIESKAERGMGKPTSSKTTSASVSIPAPVSVSIQKKQINIMQAQRKGPKPNDFNAEKTVFTIPIYQIIDQVKDQPFFSFPNQKLGTENGKIKNPIVRCSYHNEQGHFTTACKPFKSYLE, from the exons ATGTCCCTTTTTCTCCGGAACGAGTCTTCGGACGATGCTCTTTTATGTAAGGTCTTCCCCGCCAGCCTCGGCAACTTGGGTCTTATATGGTTTAACCAGCTCCCAGCACGGTCGATTTCCTCTTTTGACTCCCTTTGCGATGCCTTCATGGCTCGGTTCGTCacaagcaacaagcacgagaaggaaaTTGATTCCCTCCTCGCTCTCCGAAAGCGAAATGATGAAACACTTCGACAGTACGCCGGTCGCTActgggagttgttcaatgaaataAAAGGATGTGACGGTCTCATCTcagcccgaggattcaagctcggccTCACCCCCCaagacgagcaa CTCATCGAATCTAAAGCCGAAAGAGGCATGGGGAAGCCCACAAGCTCAAAAACCACCTCTGCTTCTGTTTCCATTCCTGCTCCTGTATCTGTCTCGATCCAAAAGAAGCAGATCAACATCATGCAGGCCCAGAGGAAAGGACCGAAGCCAAATGATTTCAACGCCGAAAAGACCGTCTTTACCATTCCTATCTACCAGATCATAGACCAAGTAAAGGATCagcccttcttctccttcccgaATCAGAAGCttggaaccgaaaatgggaagaTCAAAAACCCTATCGTTCGGTGCAGTTACCACAAcgaacaaggtcacttcaccaccgcTTGCAAACCCTTTAAGTCTTATTTAGAATAG
- the LOC131332789 gene encoding uncharacterized protein LOC131332789, protein MEGHLGNLIDHEKTWAAQRVESNTEEEVQKIHVIHGPLNSEAVRVLRAELNDAASSKCIMLVGPELKRSKTDDGSKWTITFTEKDLNRIQLPHNDAFVITLRIGTFNVRRILVDQVPLIGFSGALVWPLGMITLPVRAGLVVLDMEFVVVDVPSPYNAIVRHTWLHKLKAITSTYHQVVRFIGANGRQEDVYGDQTAAKRCYVNAVRSSKQTSRVNLIEVPEAPVLEDVSRPADEKAEEDLITFLITEDSSRFFLIGSSLCETDRNETFDFLQRNIKVFAWTPYEMPGIDPSFICHELNIDWAKHPIVQKARRSSPIHSEAVINEVNRLLNAKAIREVQYPRWLANTVVVKKKNGKWRVCVDYSNLNDACPKDFFPLPRIDQLVDATASHARLSFMDAYRGYHQIAMSEGDVDNAAFITPHGIFGYLVMPFGLKNVGATFQRMITKMFERLLGDTMMAYIDDMVVKSMVASDHLAHLAEAFEILKKHKLCLNAE, encoded by the exons ATGGAGGGTCACCTCGGTAACCTCATCGACCACGAAAAGACTTGGGCTGCGCAGCGCGTAGAAAGCAACACcgaagaagaagttcaaaagaTCCATGTTATCCACGGCCCTCTCAATTCTGAAGCCGTTCGTGTCCTGCGTGCCGAATTAAATGACGCAGCATCTTCCAAGTGCATCATGTTGGTTGGTCCCGAGCTCAAACGCTCAAAAACAGATGACGGTTCCAAGTGGACCATCACCTTTACCGAAAAAGACCTCAACCGCATCCAGCTCCCTCATAACGATGCCTTCGTGATCACGCTGCGTATCGGAACCTTTAACGTCCGACGCATCCTCGTTGATCAAG TTCCCCTCATCGGGTTCAGCGGAGCTCTGGTATGGCCCCTTGGTATGATCACTCTCCCAGTTCGTGCCGGTTTAGTGGTCCTCGACATggaatttgtggtggtcgaTGTTCctagcccatacaacgcaatcGTCAGGCATACCTGGCTACATAAGCTAAAGGCCATcacctccacttatcaccaggTGGTCCGTTTCATCGGCGCCAATGGGCGCCAGGAAGACGTATACGGAGATCAAACCGCGGCCAAAAGATGTTATGTCAACGCGGTCCGAAGCAGTAAGCAGACCTCCAGGGTCAACCTCATCGAAGTCCCCGAGGCCCCAGTCCTGGAAGACGTCAGCAGGCCGGCCGACGAAAAAGCTGAAGAAGATCTTATCACCTTCCTGATTACCGAAGACAGCTCTCGTTTCTTTCTCATCGGCTCCTCACTTTGCGAAACCGATCGGAACGAGACGTTCGATTTCCTTCAAAGGAACATCAAAGTATTCGCGTGGACCCCGTACGAAATGCCCGGGATCGACCCCTCATTTATCTGCCATGAGCTCAACATCGACTGGGCTAAACATCCCATTGTGCAAAAAGCACGGCGATCCTCCCCGATCCATTCCGAAGCTGTCATAAACGAAGTCAACCGGCTCTTAAATGCAAAGGCCATCCGAGAAGTACAATACCCTAGGTGGTTGGCCAACACCGTGGTGGTCAAAAAGAAGAACGGTAAATGGCGAGTCTGTGTTGATTACTCCAATCTCAATGACGCCTGCCCGAAAGATTTCTTCCCCCTTCCACGGATTGACCAGCTCGTGGACGCAACGGCCAGCCATGCCCGACTTAGTTTTATGGATGCCTATCGGGGCTACcatcagattgccatgagcgaaggaGACGTTGACAATGCGGCTTTCATTACCCCTCATGGCATTTTCGGATATTTAGTTATGCCCTTCGGCCTGAAAAACGTTGGAGCCACCtttcagcgaatgataaccaagatgttcgaacGCCTACTCGGTGACACCATGATggcttacattgacgacatggtagTCAAAAGCATGGTTGCAAGTGACCACCTAGCCCACCTTGCCGAAGCCTTCGAAATTCTCAAAAAGCATAAGCTCTGCCTTAATGCCGAGTAA